The Acetonema longum DSM 6540 DNA segment ATTGAAAGTAACTATTTTGGCATAGATGAATTGCCAAAGTTAGCAACTGAAAAGAATAATGAGGAGCAAATAAAAATGTGTTTTGAAGCGTATCATTCTAAAAGCTGGAAAACACAGTTCGATTAAGGGGAGAGTATAGGGGACGGGGTTGTGCGCCTTTGGGCGTACAACCCCGTCCTGACATTCCGCGGCACTAGAGGAGAGAAAAAAGCCGGCCAGGCCGGCTATTTAAAATCCTTATACAACAGGCTGGGCTGAATAGAGGTATTGTTCTGATATTTTCCGCTTATATAACGATCATACTCACCTTCAATGGAATGATAATAGATTTGACAAATTTCAACTCCGGAATAGATCCAAACCGGTTGGATGCAGAATATTTCCAAAGTCCAATAGCCGCAAAAACCAACGTCGCCAAAACCGGCCGTTACGTGGATAAACAACCCCAGCCGCCCTACCGATGATCTGCCTTCCAGCATGGGAACATATTTGTCGGTTTTAGTATATTCCAGAGTGCGACCAAGATAAAGTCTGCCTGCTTCCAACATTAGGCCATCGGCAGGGATGGATAAGGTGCTGGTCTTATTAGGCTTTTTCATATCCAGCACCGCATCTTCATAGACGAGCAATTCATTATGCAATCTTAAGTTATAACTATTAGGGTTCAATTGTGACTCGCTATAAGGCTCAATGATAATTTCTTTGCCTAATTTATTACGAATTTCCCTACCTGACAAAATCATGATTTGCACTCCTCATCCCAATGTATTTGCTGTTGCCATTCAGACGATAAGACAAAAACAACTTGCATTCAACTATGTTATACCAGATGAATTTTCCAAAAGCAATCACTTTATCAGGGACAGTGAGCCTGTCCTCTTATGGTAAATCATGTTCACCCGTTAAGCAAAAAAGGAATAGAGCCATTGAAACAGAGGAACCAGGCGGGAAGCAGGGGGGCAGTGTTGGGGACAGGCCGGGTTTTGAGTGGGGACTGCCAACCTACGACAATCAGGACTTAAGCCTTGCGAAATAAACGTAAGAATGATATATAATACCTGTAATCAACGCAAAGCAGGACTTATATATATCTTGTTCTGTTTATATTTTTTCGACATCATATTACTAAGAGAGGTGCAGTAAAAATGGGGAATTTATTTTCAGCGGTAAACCGTCTTAGCCTGGTGCTGTTGGTGATGGGCGCCACGCTCATTAGCGTGAATTACGATGCATTTATTACTTCTTTCCGGCCGCCGGTCAGCTTTGAAGCTTTGCTGGAGGGGCAAGAGGTGAACCCAGGCAGTCATGTTGCAGGAAATGTAGTGAGTGCCTTCCCGCCGTTCGCTTCGGAAACCACCTATACAAAATATAAAAACGGCAGTCAAAGTAAGGAGCGGGCTTCGGGTAGTTTTTATGTCATTCCAACTGCCAAGGGCTTAATTGGCTTAAAAACCAACGAGAATCAGGTTGCCGCTATGGATCAGCTGGTTGAAGAGACATTACAGTATTCCGAAGAAGGCGGTGCGCCGCCGACAACGAAAGTGTACATAGAAGGAGAAGTTCTCCCGATGGAGCCGAAGCTGATCAAGTATTACAAGGAGTACTTGAAGGATAGCGGTTTTACAGCAACGGAAATTAAGGCTATGGGCGAGCCGTTGCTCATACAGTATACGGTATTTCGAAATGTCCAGCTTATGGTTGCCGGCGGCATTATCGTAATTCTGGCAGGCATTGGCTTGATAGTTAGAAGATACAAACAACTTTCCGCCGAGGAGTCGGAGGAATATAACGTTGTCTCCTAATTCCGGGCTATTGCCGATTGGTTCATCTTTAAAGCAGGGCTTTTTGCCTTGCTTATTTTTTCAGATAAGAGTCGACAATGCTGTAAGCAGGAATTTTGTGTATAAAGCAAAAAGGGTAACCCATGATTAATATTTTTATCAATATAAAGTATTGGCAGGCGTAAGTCTGCTTTTCAGGCAGTGCCTACTCGCTGCCGGACAATATCAAAAGGCGGGGAAAACATAGACGCTGGAAAGCATCATGATTCCCGCTGCGCTGGGGCCTTACGAAGCTGCTGAAAAGTTATGCTCCAAGTGCTGCGCATTCGTGAAGAAGAGGGTAAGCAAAAAAACCGGCGATTATTTTTCATGATTTTGAAATAATCGCCGGTTTTTTTTCAGGTTCAAGTGTAAGCGCACAAGAAACGGTTCAAAAATCACCAGTGCCGCTGCTATTATTCAAATAATCAGGAAATCTGTATTGTTTTTTGTTCCCGCTGACTTTGCATGGCGTATTCAATAATACGAATTGTATTCCGTGATTCCTCAGGCAAAACCGGAACCGCACTGCCCGCAGTAAGCGCGTGGCTTAACTGCTCGTAAAACACCTCATACCGTCCCGGCAAAGTTTCAACCGTACCCCGGAACGTCATGCCGCCAATATCGGCTGTTAGCAGGCCATATTGGCCCGGCTCGTCTTCTCCCCAGCCGGGGTCCCCCGGACTCATTCCTTTTTTCAGCTGATCTTCCTGGGAATCAAGGCCATATTTAATAAAACTGCCGCGTGTTCCATGCACCATAACCTTTGGCCCGGGCTCCCTGACGATAGAACCGGCATGCAAAATTACTTTTTTATCGTCGTACCCCAGAACCAGATGAAAATAATCAACGGCTTCGGCCCCCGTACGTTCCGCTTGTACATCAGCCCAAATTGTTTTGGGCATTTGAAACAAAGTCAGCGCCTGATCAATTAAATGTGCGCCCAAATCGTACAGGATACCGGAACCGGGAATATTTTGTTCCCGCCACCGCTGGCGGACATTGGGACGAAACCGGTCATAATGCGCTTCATACATTGATATTTTTCCCAATACTTCCGTTCTTAAAAGTTCCTGGACTGTCAGAAAGTCATTATCCCATCTTCTGTTTTGAAAAACCGTTAAAAGCACGCCCTTTTGCCTCGCCAGATCAATCAGCTCATCCGCCTGCGCGGAAGTCACGGTAAATGGCTTTTCTACTACGACATGCTTGCCGGCCGCTATTGCTTTTTTGGCAAGCTCATAATGAGTCATATTGGGCGTAACAACGACAATGACATCAATATCTTTACGGGATATTACTTCATTCACATCGGACACTACTGCCGCATGGGAATGATTGACCGCTTTGGAACTGTAAATTGCTTGCAACTGCAGACCGACTGCCTTATTAATGAGGGGAATATGGAAGGTCGCACTGGCATAACCATGCCCAATTAAACCAACATGCATCATACTAGTTTTCCTTTCCCGCCGCAATGAACTTGCGGTGCGGATGAGTCCGTGCTGCGAAAAATCAGCGTAAAGAGCAGCCCCGCCGCCTGATTGCTCTTTACGCATTTTACATTTTCATACAAGCTGTTTCTGGCGGCGCTCAGACAGAAAGGATACCCAACCCGTAGCCGACAATACCAATGGCGAACAGACCAAAGATGACCCAGATCGCATTAACCTTCTTTTTCAGTAAGTCCATACAAATAAAAGTCATGATCAGCGGAATTAAGCCCGGCATAAGCTGATCGAGAATATCCTGCACCGTGGTAGTTACCACCTGGCCGTCCTGCATGGTGATCGTGGAAACCACCAGCGGGATATTGACCGATGTCCATTTGCATACCAATGCTCCCAATACAAACAGTCCGAGGATGGCTGCTCCTTCCGTCAATTTTTGCAAACGGTTGCCGGCCACGTCTTTGACCACATCGGTGCCTTTTTTATAGCCGTATTCAATCCCGTACCAGCGAATGGCCAGCCTGACTACATTAAACAGCAGGAAAAAGAGGATGGGCCCGGTGATGCTGCCGCCAAGCGCGAGGGAAGCTCCCAAAGCCGCCACCAGGGGCCGTAAGGTTCCCCAGAAAACCGGATCACCGACGCCGGCCAGCGGCCCCATAAGCCCGACTTTCATTCCGTTAATGGCCCCATCGTCAATATCGGCGCCGTTCGCCCGTTCTTCCTCCATGGCTGCCGTGATTCCCAAAATGGGTGCGGTAACAAAAGGCTGGGTATTAAAAAACTCCAGATGCCGTTTTAAGGCTGTTACCCTGTCCTCTCCCTGATAGAGCCGTTTAATGACCGGCGCCATGCTGAAGCAGTACCCTAACGCCTGCATGCGTTCAAAATTCCAGGAACCCTGGTGGAAATTGGAACGGATAAACATTTTGAAAAGATCGCTCTTCGTTAGACTTTTTTCCTGTTTGGCTGTACTCATTTTCCGGATCCTCCTTTTTAATCCAATTCGTCGTCTAAATCGCCGGCCTGCGCTGATGCCGATTGTTGTGCCGCCAGTCCGCCGGCCGCATATTTCGGATGCAGCTGAATATACAGAATCGCTAATACAATACCAACGACACCGTAAGCCACCAGATTGAGAGTGGTAAATGCCGCTAAAACAAAGCCCAGGAAGAAAAAGGGCATTAAATATTTTGCTTCCATCATGTTAATGACCATGGCGTAACCGACCACCACGATAAACCCGCCTGCAACCTGCAGGCCGCCGGTTACGACCGGCGGGATGGCCGACAGCATGGCCTGGACGGCATGAGTGCCAATAAACACAGCCACCAGCACTGCCGGAATAGCTACCCGCAAAGCCTGCACGAACAAAGCCAGAATGTGGCAGGCATCAATGCCTCTGAAGCTGCCCTTTTGTGCATACCGGTCGGCCTGGTGCTGAAAGAAAACGGTCAGTGTCCTGGCGAAAATCGTCA contains these protein-coding regions:
- the dcd gene encoding dCTP deaminase is translated as MILSGREIRNKLGKEIIIEPYSESQLNPNSYNLRLHNELLVYEDAVLDMKKPNKTSTLSIPADGLMLEAGRLYLGRTLEYTKTDKYVPMLEGRSSVGRLGLFIHVTAGFGDVGFCGYWTLEIFCIQPVWIYSGVEICQIYYHSIEGEYDRYISGKYQNNTSIQPSLLYKDFK
- a CDS encoding DUF6709 family protein; this translates as MGNLFSAVNRLSLVLLVMGATLISVNYDAFITSFRPPVSFEALLEGQEVNPGSHVAGNVVSAFPPFASETTYTKYKNGSQSKERASGSFYVIPTAKGLIGLKTNENQVAAMDQLVEETLQYSEEGGAPPTTKVYIEGEVLPMEPKLIKYYKEYLKDSGFTATEIKAMGEPLLIQYTVFRNVQLMVAGGIIVILAGIGLIVRRYKQLSAEESEEYNVVS
- a CDS encoding oxidoreductase — translated: MRKEQSGGGAALYADFSQHGLIRTASSLRRERKTSMMHVGLIGHGYASATFHIPLINKAVGLQLQAIYSSKAVNHSHAAVVSDVNEVISRKDIDVIVVVTPNMTHYELAKKAIAAGKHVVVEKPFTVTSAQADELIDLARQKGVLLTVFQNRRWDNDFLTVQELLRTEVLGKISMYEAHYDRFRPNVRQRWREQNIPGSGILYDLGAHLIDQALTLFQMPKTIWADVQAERTGAEAVDYFHLVLGYDDKKVILHAGSIVREPGPKVMVHGTRGSFIKYGLDSQEDQLKKGMSPGDPGWGEDEPGQYGLLTADIGGMTFRGTVETLPGRYEVFYEQLSHALTAGSAVPVLPEESRNTIRIIEYAMQSQREQKTIQIS
- the manZ gene encoding PTS mannose transporter subunit IID yields the protein MSTAKQEKSLTKSDLFKMFIRSNFHQGSWNFERMQALGYCFSMAPVIKRLYQGEDRVTALKRHLEFFNTQPFVTAPILGITAAMEEERANGADIDDGAINGMKVGLMGPLAGVGDPVFWGTLRPLVAALGASLALGGSITGPILFFLLFNVVRLAIRWYGIEYGYKKGTDVVKDVAGNRLQKLTEGAAILGLFVLGALVCKWTSVNIPLVVSTITMQDGQVVTTTVQDILDQLMPGLIPLIMTFICMDLLKKKVNAIWVIFGLFAIGIVGYGLGILSV
- a CDS encoding PTS mannose/fructose/sorbose transporter subunit IIC; this translates as MELSGIQIVLIFIVSCICGMGSVLDEFQTHRPLIACTLIGLILGDVTTGIIIGGTLEMIALGWMNIGAAMAPDAALASVVSTILVIAGKQSVGAGIAVAMPLAAAGQVLTIFARTLTVFFQHQADRYAQKGSFRGIDACHILALFVQALRVAIPAVLVAVFIGTHAVQAMLSAIPPVVTGGLQVAGGFIVVVGYAMVINMMEAKYLMPFFFLGFVLAAFTTLNLVAYGVVGIVLAILYIQLHPKYAAGGLAAQQSASAQAGDLDDELD